A stretch of DNA from Thermanaerosceptrum fracticalcis:
GATATTTTCTTCCTCACGTCCCACCTGGGTTATAAGCCTGGTAGGAGTGACAATAAGGAACCCCATCTTTTGAGCGTAGGAGCCCAGGCGGTACGCACAAAGTTTAATCCCGTAAGGGCAGGTAAGCATGTCTTTATCTTCTAATGAACCGAGGGCAGACTTATAAAAACTGATACACTTTTCGTCGCGGAGCACCCTCCCTTTATTTACCTCCCGGCATAATTCAACGGGCAGACTAAATTGGGAAAAAGAGCCACCATTTATATCAAAAATATAAATATTTGTATCCATGACCTTGGCCAGCGTATCCTGAAAGTCCTGCCAGTATTTTACCGATATATTGAGGAGAAGGTTTGTTGGCATCTAGGAGCACCTCATTTTAACATATCTGCTCTGTCTAATTTACCGAGAATACTAATTCCGTTTGGCGTTATCTCAAATTCCCTCAAGGCCTTATCATGGTCACTTCCACGGGTTTTCAGGATTCCAAGGACTTTTTTGATGTGGGAATTTTCCTCTACATACCGCAGTATGATTATATTATCGATTGTTAAGGATATTTGTGTTTTGGATACTATGAGGGGTGAAAAGGGGTCGTCGTTGACCGCCGTAAATATGGTGTTAATCTGCCGTCTCCTGAGCTGCTGTCCCAGCGCCCAGAGATAGTCATTGTACTTTTGTAGATCAGAAACGCTGTTTTCAAAAGAAGAGATGCTGTCGATGACAAACCTCTCCACCTTTTTTTCCCTGATCATGTCCAGTATCTCAAAAGCGTGTTTATCTACATCCAGTTCTACGGGAGAAATAAACTTGATATCGAGTCGACCCTCTGCCAGATGTCTATCCATCTCCCACCCCAGATGACGGGCAGTATTCAGAAGTTGAGCCGCAGGCTCTTCAAATGAAAGGAATATTCCTTTTTCGCCTTTTTCAGCCCCTTCCAGAAGGAACTTAAGGGCAAGTATCGTCTTGCCCGCACCTGTGCCACCGGAGATGAGTGTAATAGTCCCTTCTAATAACCCGTCAGACAACATTTCGTCTAAACCCGGGATCCCGAATCCCTTGCGCCCCTGCTTGACCTCGTACTGGAGTTCTTTACCCTCCGGCCTCATCCTCGGGTACACTTCTATTCCCACTGGGCTAATTTGAAATAAATGTTCCCCCTGTTCAAAACTGGTCCCTCTCATTTTCCGAATACGGATAAACCTTTTTTGAAAACGCTTTTCTTCCTGCCCGTAAAGGTGAAAAATCCCGTCAGCTATGGCAAACTCGCTTAAGAGCGTCAGCTCCTGTTCTTCGTACTCGCCCACGAGAAACACGGTGATTTCCCATATCGATAAAGCGGCAGCCAGGTCAAAAACAAAAGCCTTAAACGTTTTTTCGTCCGGGAAGAGGTCTCTTATGGCCTTGAAACTATCAATGACAACTATGTTCGGCAGATGTTTTTTGATCATTTCAGTCAGGTATTCCAATGCCTTGTCCGTGCCCTGTTTGCGCAGAACAAGTCCTAAATCACCATAAATAACCTTGTCCCCCAGCAAATCATCTGAAAAAAACTCAAACCCTTGCAGATGCCTTACCATCTTGAACTGTGATTCTGATATAGTGGTCAGATATAGACTTTTGAGGCCGTTCCTGGCGCTGTTAAATATGATGTTTTGAACAAATATCG
This window harbors:
- a CDS encoding ATPase domain-containing protein; protein product: MDKLITGIKNFDYILGGGIPVYSLNIVSGAPGSGKTIFVQNIIFNSARNGLKSLYLTTISESQFKMVRHLQGFEFFSDDLLGDKVIYGDLGLVLRKQGTDKALEYLTEMIKKHLPNIVVIDSFKAIRDLFPDEKTFKAFVFDLAAALSIWEITVFLVGEYEEQELTLLSEFAIADGIFHLYGQEEKRFQKRFIRIRKMRGTSFEQGEHLFQISPVGIEVYPRMRPEGKELQYEVKQGRKGFGIPGLDEMLSDGLLEGTITLISGGTGAGKTILALKFLLEGAEKGEKGIFLSFEEPAAQLLNTARHLGWEMDRHLAEGRLDIKFISPVELDVDKHAFEILDMIREKKVERFVIDSISSFENSVSDLQKYNDYLWALGQQLRRRQINTIFTAVNDDPFSPLIVSKTQISLTIDNIIILRYVEENSHIKKVLGILKTRGSDHDKALREFEITPNGISILGKLDRADMLK